A single genomic interval of Armigeres subalbatus isolate Guangzhou_Male chromosome 1, GZ_Asu_2, whole genome shotgun sequence harbors:
- the LOC134207945 gene encoding uncharacterized protein LOC134207945: MERSCLIIDLCVKSEKSDDTSTTIPLDDNTNAQENPPGDIIEDPTYKRKYTEQWLSEQNDSTTMPFASISTQMSDSSQEMPVTISVEDTTNINDNLPDAIGYSTNNNRKYTEQWISEQNDIPTAVFNDLPPANLSFAQIPPVNISGQEMPVAIPTEIAELVNEECVIKLINHLVIYAFNKVTETDLLHKLISVTPDIDPQLNYRINLGFGCIYERCVVLFYEALLELTQILNKFTAPHQEIVILWMYDTIENISRAHGVDSSFLRNENHIETLLKDFSDSHLSVPTPENVFYNVYQKMQPREIMPSENQLTTAASGPPRKRGKRGPRQPRAKSNQKDSTKSSS, encoded by the coding sequence ATGGAAAGAAGCTGTTTGATTATTGATTTATGTGTCAAATCCGAAAAATCCGATGACACATCGACAACTATCCCATTGGATGACAACACTAATGCTCAAGAGAATCCACCAGGTGATATTATTGAAGACCCAACGTATAAAAGGAAATATACCGAACAGTGGTTATCTGAGCAGAATGATAGTACGACAATGCCATTCGCCAGTATATCCACCCAGATGTCAGACAGCAGCCAAGAGATGCCTGTAACTATCTCTGTGGAAGACACCACTAATATCAACGATAATCTACCAGATGCTATTGGATACTCAACGAATAATAACAGGAAATATACCGAACAGTGGATATCTGAGCAAAATGATATTCCAACAGCTGTATTTAATGACTTGCCACCTGCCAACTTATCATTCGCCCAGATACCTCCAGTAAACATCAGCGGCCAAGAGATGCCTGTAGCCATACCCACCGAAATCGCCGAGTTGGTCAACGAGGAGTGTGTTATTAAGCTGATTAACCATTTAGTCATCTACGCGTTCAACAAAGTTACCGAAACGGATCTACTCCACAAATTGATCTCAGTCACGCCAGACATCGACCCGCAGCTTAATTACCGGATCAATCTTGGTTTTGGATGTATCTACGAACGGTGCGTTGTGTTGTTCTACGAAGCATTGCTGGAACTTACTCAAATACTCAACAAATTTACGGCGCCGCACCAGGAAATCGTAATACTGTGGATGTACGACACGATTGAAAACATATCCAGAGCTCACGGCGTCGATAGCAGTTTCCTGCGCAACGAAAACCACATAGAAACACTGTTGAAGGACTTTTCCGACAGCCACTTGTCCGTGCCAACACCGGAAAACGTTTTTTACAACGTTTATCAGAAAATGCAACCACGTGAAATAATGCCAAGTGAGAATCAGCTAACGACTGCTGCCAGTGGGCCTCCGAGGAAGAGGGGAAAGCGAGGACCGCGGCAACCCCGTGCCAAAAGCAACCAGAAAGATAGTACAAAAAGTAGTTCTTAA